One genomic window of Hymenobacter sp. J193 includes the following:
- a CDS encoding NAD(P)/FAD-dependent oxidoreductase, which yields MPRIRPTRRRHLPATDFDAVIVGGGSAGLSAALTLGRCCRRVLVCSSGPPRNAPSPGVHSFFTRDGTKPAELLRLGREELAAYPTVSFREALVTAIVWEPEEQYFTLTMTPDRGGPPLTSTTRKVLLATGVADDLPPIDGMRELWGRGVLHCPYCHGWEVQGQRLAVYGRGKTGWGLVQLVSRWSRDVVLCTDGPSGITEHGRQRLRRLGITVREEKIVRLEGRRDGQLRHIVFASGEPLERDAVFLHAEQRQRSLLAQETNCRILKSGAVWTDKRGQTSQKGIYAAGDTTPAPQQAIIAAAEGSLAAIALNEALTREDCRG from the coding sequence ATGCCTCGTATTCGCCCAACCCGCCGCCGCCATCTTCCTGCCACCGACTTTGATGCCGTGATTGTAGGTGGCGGCAGTGCCGGCCTCAGCGCCGCCCTCACCCTGGGCCGCTGCTGCCGCCGGGTGCTGGTGTGCAGCAGCGGCCCGCCCCGCAACGCGCCCTCGCCCGGCGTACATAGCTTTTTCACCCGCGACGGTACCAAGCCCGCTGAACTGCTGCGCCTGGGCCGGGAGGAGCTAGCCGCTTACCCTACCGTCAGCTTCCGGGAGGCGTTGGTAACCGCCATCGTCTGGGAACCCGAGGAACAATACTTCACCCTGACGATGACTCCCGACCGGGGCGGCCCGCCGCTGACTTCTACGACCCGTAAGGTGCTGCTGGCTACCGGTGTGGCTGATGATCTGCCGCCCATCGACGGGATGCGCGAGCTGTGGGGCCGGGGCGTGCTGCACTGCCCGTACTGCCACGGCTGGGAAGTGCAGGGCCAGCGCCTGGCCGTGTATGGCCGGGGCAAAACCGGCTGGGGCTTGGTGCAGCTGGTAAGCCGCTGGAGCCGCGACGTAGTGCTGTGCACGGATGGTCCTTCCGGCATTACGGAGCACGGACGGCAGCGCCTCCGGCGCTTGGGCATTACGGTGCGCGAAGAAAAGATTGTGCGGCTGGAAGGCCGACGCGACGGGCAGCTCCGGCATATCGTGTTTGCCAGCGGGGAGCCGCTGGAGCGCGACGCGGTATTTCTGCACGCCGAACAGCGCCAGCGGAGTCTGCTGGCCCAGGAAACCAACTGCCGGATTTTGAAAAGTGGGGCGGTATGGACGGATAAGCGGGGCCAGACCAGCCAGAAAGGCATCTACGCCGCCGGCGACACCACACCCGCTCCGCAACAGGCCATTATTGCTGCTGCCGAGGGCTCCTTGGCCGCTATTGCCCTCAATGAGGCGCTTACCCGCGAGGATTGCCGGGGCTAA
- a CDS encoding BamA/TamA family outer membrane protein produces MYARLLAFGLWCWLLLGGPAGAWAQISPGMPGQPPLQSPPLPPDSSARPRPTLPAVVSRPWVLRLQTEAADAPALRRYRPRTVLPDSLSVLREVRNLVLALQNEAYLLASADRLTWEKDTVRVQLYVGAPFQWARLHNGNLGDALLTRAGYRERLFSGRPFLPADWARLQQRVLSEAENQGYPFATVRLDSVVLTDRQVSGRVVLERGPVVYFDSLEIVGATKTRKEFLARYLQILPNQPYSQQRVAAATRLLRQLPYLRVRAEPEVRFAQHKARVYLLLEDRPANQFDAIVGILPNTATNTGQKKVQLTGDVTINLRNIRGGGKQLGLQWRKVDAASQLLDAQYVHPGFFGTPLEVSGSFNLYRQTQLNPFQTLRPRLQVTYPTPRAGRVALFTEWRSSQLLSDSTYKLLSVLPSTIDTRYDSYGLDYTWNALDDLYFPRQGMLAAAQAAVGNKRISKNSELNDTLYQRVALRTTQVTLGLRLERYFRLGRNGVLLARVRGEALLNRRLFLNDLFRLGGLNTLRGFNELNFYANQYAVGTVEFRQFTGQDAYVFVFADQAWLRQDIVAQPYYEDAPTGLGAGLSFRTGAGVFQFVYSLGRAEQQKLALNASKIHFGITNRF; encoded by the coding sequence ATGTACGCCCGCTTGCTTGCTTTCGGTCTGTGGTGCTGGCTGCTGTTAGGCGGCCCGGCGGGCGCGTGGGCCCAGATCAGCCCCGGCATGCCGGGCCAGCCCCCGCTGCAGAGCCCTCCGCTCCCCCCCGATTCGTCGGCCCGGCCCCGACCGACGCTGCCCGCCGTAGTCTCGCGGCCGTGGGTGCTGCGCCTGCAGACCGAAGCCGCCGATGCGCCGGCTCTCCGCCGCTACCGCCCGCGCACCGTGCTGCCCGACTCGTTGAGTGTGCTGCGCGAGGTGCGCAATCTGGTGCTGGCTCTGCAGAACGAAGCATACCTGCTGGCCTCCGCCGACCGCCTCACCTGGGAGAAAGATACCGTGCGGGTGCAGCTCTACGTGGGGGCACCCTTCCAGTGGGCTCGCCTGCACAACGGCAACCTTGGCGACGCCCTCCTCACGCGGGCCGGCTACCGGGAACGGCTGTTTTCGGGCCGCCCCTTTCTGCCCGCCGACTGGGCCCGCCTGCAGCAGCGTGTGCTGTCGGAAGCCGAAAACCAGGGCTACCCTTTTGCCACCGTGCGCCTAGACTCGGTGGTGCTCACGGACCGGCAGGTAAGCGGCCGGGTGGTGCTGGAGCGTGGCCCCGTGGTGTATTTCGATTCCCTGGAAATTGTGGGCGCTACCAAAACGCGCAAGGAGTTTTTGGCCCGCTACCTGCAGATTCTGCCCAACCAGCCCTACAGCCAGCAGCGGGTAGCCGCCGCTACCCGCCTTCTGCGCCAGCTGCCTTACCTGCGCGTGCGCGCCGAGCCCGAGGTGCGCTTTGCCCAGCATAAGGCCCGCGTATACCTGCTGCTGGAAGATCGGCCCGCCAACCAGTTCGACGCTATTGTGGGCATTCTGCCGAACACCGCCACCAACACGGGCCAGAAAAAGGTGCAGCTTACCGGCGACGTCACCATCAACCTGCGCAACATCCGGGGTGGCGGTAAGCAGCTGGGTTTGCAGTGGCGCAAGGTGGATGCGGCCTCCCAACTGCTCGATGCGCAGTATGTACACCCGGGCTTTTTCGGGACGCCGCTGGAAGTAAGCGGTTCCTTCAACCTCTACCGTCAGACGCAGCTTAACCCTTTCCAGACGCTGCGGCCCCGCCTGCAGGTTACGTATCCCACGCCCCGGGCCGGGCGGGTGGCGCTGTTTACGGAGTGGCGCAGCTCGCAACTGCTGTCCGACAGCACGTACAAGCTGCTTTCGGTACTGCCCTCCACCATCGATACGCGCTACGACTCCTACGGCCTCGACTATACCTGGAATGCGCTAGACGACCTGTATTTCCCGCGCCAAGGCATGCTGGCCGCCGCGCAGGCAGCGGTGGGCAATAAGCGCATCAGCAAAAACTCCGAGCTGAACGATACCCTCTATCAACGGGTGGCCCTGCGCACCACGCAGGTAACGCTGGGGCTGCGCCTGGAGCGTTATTTCCGGCTGGGACGCAATGGGGTGCTGCTTGCCCGCGTGCGAGGCGAAGCCCTGCTCAACCGCCGCCTGTTTCTGAACGACCTGTTCCGGCTGGGCGGCCTCAACACCTTGCGCGGCTTCAATGAGCTGAACTTCTATGCCAACCAGTATGCCGTGGGCACCGTGGAATTCCGGCAGTTTACGGGGCAGGATGCCTACGTATTTGTGTTTGCCGACCAGGCCTGGCTTCGGCAGGATATAGTGGCGCAGCCCTACTACGAAGATGCGCCTACCGGGCTTGGCGCGGGCCTGAGCTTCCGCACCGGTGCCGGCGTATTCCAGTTTGTGTACTCGCTGGGCCGCGCCGAACAGCAGAAGCTGGCGTTGAATGCCTCTAAAATCCACTTCGGCATCACCAATCGGTTTTAA
- the hemW gene encoding radical SAM family heme chaperone HemW, with protein sequence MSGLYLHIPFCKQACHYCDFHFSTSMSLKSRLVDALVQELALRQGYLGSNPTLNTIYLGGGTPSLLTAAELDQLFEAIHRHFRVAADAEITLEANPDDFTPAKVRELAASPINRLSIGLQSFHEPHLRLMNRAHSATESAAAVRLAQEAGFENISIDLIYGVPAPDHAIWEQDMAAAFALEVPHLSCYALTIEPGTVFGHRQAKGKFRAPPDEFVAQQFELLLTQMRAHGYEQYEVSNFCRPGRESRHNSAYWRGVPYLGIGPSAHSFDGHSRQYTLANNPEYVRAVLERGEVPATVEQLSATDRANEYLMTSLRTARGCDLAYLRDALHVDLLTERAAYLQRLQTDGLATLQNNLLTLTDQGKLLADHITLELFQAAK encoded by the coding sequence ATGTCCGGTCTTTACCTCCACATTCCCTTCTGCAAGCAGGCCTGCCACTACTGCGACTTTCACTTCAGCACCTCTATGAGCCTGAAAAGTCGCCTGGTAGATGCGCTGGTGCAGGAGCTGGCGCTCCGTCAGGGCTACCTGGGCAGCAATCCAACGCTCAACACCATCTATCTGGGAGGAGGCACGCCTTCTCTGCTCACGGCGGCCGAGCTGGATCAGCTGTTTGAGGCAATTCACCGGCACTTTCGGGTGGCGGCGGATGCGGAAATTACCTTGGAAGCCAACCCCGACGACTTTACGCCCGCCAAAGTGCGCGAGCTGGCGGCCTCACCCATCAACCGGCTTAGCATCGGGCTGCAGAGCTTTCATGAGCCCCACCTGCGTCTGATGAACCGCGCCCACTCGGCCACGGAGTCGGCCGCGGCGGTGCGGCTGGCGCAGGAGGCCGGCTTCGAGAACATCAGTATCGACCTGATTTACGGCGTTCCGGCGCCCGACCACGCCATCTGGGAGCAGGATATGGCCGCCGCTTTTGCGCTGGAAGTCCCGCACTTGTCCTGCTACGCCCTCACCATCGAGCCGGGCACCGTATTCGGGCACCGCCAGGCCAAAGGCAAGTTCCGGGCCCCGCCCGATGAGTTCGTGGCGCAGCAGTTCGAGTTGCTGTTAACCCAGATGCGCGCCCACGGCTACGAGCAGTACGAGGTGTCGAACTTCTGCCGGCCGGGCCGCGAGTCGCGCCACAACTCGGCCTACTGGCGCGGGGTGCCTTACCTGGGAATCGGCCCCAGCGCCCATTCCTTCGATGGCCACTCGCGCCAGTACACGCTGGCCAACAACCCCGAGTACGTGCGGGCCGTGCTGGAGCGTGGCGAGGTTCCGGCCACCGTGGAGCAGCTCTCGGCCACCGACCGCGCCAATGAGTACCTGATGACCAGCCTGCGCACCGCCCGCGGCTGCGACCTGGCTTACCTGCGCGACGCCCTGCACGTGGATCTACTCACGGAGCGGGCCGCCTACCTGCAGCGCCTGCAAACCGATGGCCTGGCCACCCTGCAGAATAATCTCCTGACACTCACGGACCAAGGCAAGCTGCTGGCCGACCACATCACGCTGGAGCTGTTTCAGGCCGCCAAATAA
- a CDS encoding alpha/beta hydrolase, whose translation MFYLLPGLGADERVFQNLQPLLRGETQVLPWLTPTPRETLPHYVARMAESVDATQPCILVGVSFGGVVALEMRRIRPLARVVLVSSIPDAGCLPPLLSLIRRTGVYKLFPPQWLKLFPQAGQWYFGVRNGPEYRLFKQILRDMEPVYTRWAIDQLLRWDSTDTGGHSLQILGTHDRVFPPGPTPVDYLIRGGGHFMVVSHAPEISRILNTLVEKGQQVTREAVTGDKGQIAGSP comes from the coding sequence ATGTTCTATCTACTGCCGGGTTTGGGGGCCGATGAGCGGGTATTTCAGAACCTGCAGCCGCTGCTGCGCGGAGAAACTCAGGTGCTGCCCTGGCTTACGCCCACGCCCCGGGAAACCCTGCCGCACTATGTAGCCCGCATGGCCGAAAGCGTGGACGCCACCCAGCCGTGCATTCTGGTAGGTGTGTCGTTTGGGGGCGTGGTGGCGCTGGAAATGCGCCGGATCCGGCCGCTGGCGCGGGTGGTGCTCGTATCCAGCATTCCCGATGCCGGCTGTTTGCCGCCGTTGCTCAGCCTGATTCGCCGGACGGGGGTGTACAAGCTGTTCCCGCCGCAGTGGCTGAAGCTGTTTCCTCAGGCCGGCCAGTGGTATTTCGGAGTGAGGAACGGGCCGGAGTACCGCCTCTTCAAGCAGATTCTGCGGGATATGGAGCCCGTGTACACCCGCTGGGCCATCGACCAGCTCCTGCGCTGGGACAGCACCGATACCGGCGGCCACAGCCTGCAGATCCTGGGCACCCACGACCGGGTGTTCCCGCCCGGCCCCACGCCCGTCGATTACCTGATTCGGGGCGGCGGCCACTTCATGGTTGTTTCCCACGCCCCCGAAATCAGCCGGATCCTGAACACGCTGGTGGAGAAAGGACAGCAGGTGACACGTGAAGCGGTAACAGGTGACAAGGGACAGATAGCAGGTTCGCCATGA
- a CDS encoding cyclase family protein, giving the protein MLPTYPYQGRAYHFDPSQPLDISLPLAQGEQQVNCFWAEPVQFDVIRVGSFVGSVAQGGSTNYQRVHLTPHGNGTHTECYGHISPDPTATLNHHLRCFLFVARLVSVEPRPQPNGDLVVLLADVQRELPSGSATTGQPEALILRTLPNHQAKRTRQYSGTNPTYLEPALAHWLADQGIEHLLLDLPSVDREEDGGALLAHHAFWQYPHATRQEATITELIFVPDAVADGLYLLNLQVISLELDASPSKPVLYALTPA; this is encoded by the coding sequence ATGCTTCCTACCTATCCGTATCAGGGCCGCGCCTACCATTTCGACCCCAGCCAGCCGCTGGATATTTCGCTGCCGCTGGCGCAGGGCGAGCAGCAGGTGAACTGCTTCTGGGCCGAGCCGGTGCAGTTCGATGTTATTCGGGTAGGCTCCTTCGTGGGCAGCGTGGCTCAGGGCGGCAGCACCAACTACCAGCGCGTACACCTCACGCCCCACGGCAACGGCACCCACACCGAGTGCTATGGCCATATCAGCCCCGACCCCACTGCCACGCTCAACCACCATCTGCGCTGCTTTCTGTTCGTGGCCCGGCTGGTATCGGTAGAGCCGCGCCCGCAGCCCAACGGCGACCTAGTAGTGCTGCTGGCCGATGTGCAGCGTGAGCTACCTAGCGGATCGGCCACGACCGGGCAACCCGAAGCCCTTATCCTGCGCACCCTGCCCAACCACCAGGCCAAGCGTACCCGCCAGTATTCGGGCACCAACCCCACCTACCTGGAGCCTGCCCTGGCGCACTGGCTGGCCGATCAGGGCATCGAACATCTGCTGCTTGATCTGCCCAGCGTGGACCGGGAGGAGGACGGCGGTGCCCTGCTGGCCCACCATGCTTTCTGGCAATACCCGCACGCCACGCGCCAGGAAGCTACCATCACCGAACTCATCTTCGTGCCCGATGCCGTAGCCGACGGCTTATACCTGCTCAATCTGCAAGTCATCAGCCTGGAGCTGGATGCCAGCCCCAGCAAGCCTGTGCTCTACGCCCTCACGCCGGCCTGA
- the rpmA gene encoding 50S ribosomal protein L27: protein MAHKKGVGSSNNGRESHSKRLGVKIFGGQDIIAGNIIVRQRGTKHHPGQNVGIGKDHTLFAMIDGTVQFRKGRKDRSFVSVVPVDVDAAEVHTSATVSAEEGK, encoded by the coding sequence ATGGCACACAAGAAAGGCGTCGGTAGCTCCAACAACGGCCGCGAATCGCATTCCAAGCGTCTCGGCGTGAAAATCTTCGGCGGGCAGGATATCATTGCCGGCAACATCATCGTGCGTCAGCGCGGCACCAAGCACCACCCAGGTCAGAACGTGGGTATCGGCAAGGACCACACGCTGTTCGCTATGATTGATGGCACCGTTCAGTTCCGCAAAGGCCGTAAAGACCGTTCGTTTGTATCGGTTGTACCGGTTGACGTAGACGCCGCAGAAGTACACACCTCGGCTACGGTTTCGGCCGAAGAAGGCAAGTAG
- the rplU gene encoding 50S ribosomal protein L21, which produces MYAIVTIAGKQTKVEADKFVYTHKLAGNVGDKVELGKALLTDNNGELTIGAPLLDVAVTGTILAHVKGDKVLVFHKKRRKGHRKLNGHRQHFTKVMINSIG; this is translated from the coding sequence ATGTACGCAATCGTCACCATAGCTGGCAAGCAGACCAAGGTCGAAGCCGATAAATTTGTTTACACCCATAAGCTGGCTGGCAACGTCGGCGACAAGGTAGAGTTGGGCAAGGCCCTGCTGACTGACAACAACGGCGAGCTGACCATCGGCGCGCCTTTGCTGGACGTAGCCGTAACCGGCACTATCCTGGCGCACGTGAAGGGCGACAAGGTGCTGGTGTTTCACAAGAAGCGCCGCAAAGGCCACCGCAAGCTGAACGGTCACCGTCAGCACTTCACCAAAGTAATGATTAACAGCATCGGCTAG
- a CDS encoding ribonucleoside-diphosphate reductase small subunit: MEPLLTENPNRFVLFPIQHNDVWQMYKKAEASFWTAEEIDLSQDQKDWENLNDGERHFISHVLAFFAASDGIVNENLAVNFMQEVQMAEARCFYGFQVMMENIHSETYSLLIDTYIKDPKEKDRLFNALETVPCVKKKGEWAIKWINSENFTERLIAFAAVEGIFFSGSFCSIFWLKKRGLMPGLTFSNELISRDEGLHCDFACLLYDQHLQNKLPEARVHAIIRDAVQIEQEFVTDALPVNLIGMNAKSMSEYIEFVADRLLQSLGYSKIYNASNPFDFMEMISLQGKTNFFEKRVAEYQKAGVMSERTENAFSLDEDF, translated from the coding sequence ATGGAACCGCTGCTCACCGAAAACCCGAACCGTTTCGTGCTCTTCCCCATCCAGCATAATGATGTGTGGCAGATGTACAAAAAGGCCGAAGCATCCTTCTGGACGGCCGAGGAAATAGACCTTTCCCAGGACCAGAAAGACTGGGAAAACCTCAACGATGGGGAGCGGCACTTTATCTCGCACGTGCTGGCGTTCTTCGCCGCCTCCGATGGTATCGTGAACGAAAACCTGGCCGTGAACTTCATGCAGGAAGTGCAGATGGCCGAGGCGCGCTGCTTCTACGGCTTTCAGGTGATGATGGAAAACATCCACTCCGAAACCTATTCCCTGCTGATTGACACCTACATCAAAGACCCCAAGGAAAAGGACCGCCTGTTCAACGCGCTGGAAACCGTACCGTGCGTGAAGAAAAAGGGCGAGTGGGCCATTAAGTGGATCAACTCCGAAAACTTCACCGAGCGGCTTATTGCCTTTGCGGCCGTGGAAGGAATCTTCTTCTCGGGCTCGTTCTGCTCCATCTTCTGGCTGAAAAAGCGTGGCCTGATGCCCGGCCTGACGTTCTCCAACGAGCTGATTTCGCGCGACGAGGGCCTGCACTGCGACTTCGCCTGCCTGCTCTATGACCAGCACCTGCAAAACAAGTTGCCGGAGGCCCGCGTGCACGCCATCATTCGCGACGCGGTGCAGATTGAGCAGGAGTTTGTGACCGACGCGCTGCCGGTAAACCTCATCGGGATGAATGCCAAGAGCATGAGCGAGTACATCGAGTTTGTGGCCGACCGCCTGCTCCAGAGCTTAGGCTACAGCAAGATCTACAACGCCTCCAACCCCTTCGACTTCATGGAAATGATTTCGCTGCAGGGCAAAACCAACTTCTTCGAGAAGCGCGTGGCCGAGTACCAGAAAGCCGGCGTGATGAGCGAGCGGACCGAAAACGCCTTCTCGCTCGACGAGGACTTTTAA
- a CDS encoding alpha/beta hydrolase: MKSLFACLCWGCLLSLPALQSASAQTTPAAVSSPAKRLPLEGQWQGPLPVPGGKLDVRIAITELANNAYFATLDVPQQRLSRVPMEVRVQGDTVTFSSAEVGCRFVSRRQPEGPKLVGQWEQPGYKTALTLQYSPLPPPPKNFKFQPPYRIEEVTITVPADGVQLSGTLTTPAGQGPFPAVVLLSDMGPQNRDAAFADYNLFGSIADYLTRHRVAVLRFDDRGVGRSTGDSRLITTPLRVQDAQAALNFLRARPLLDVTRLGLLGHGEGANVALLAAAQPLPPAFVVSLAAAGVPGREHLAYQQALGRADGQPDTTQANEIRRQELQLQDVRRQAEKMRASGANSAQVETFLAQQQMRQRSAQKKLIEANLKKQQTLIDVVRQTPDNTQARAILENMLRQFYPTMAAAQVLSTAEWMTTPWYRYYLDFNPLQGLAGVRCPVLLLYGNEDVQVNPVVNLAPLEKNLKGSISLTVKRLEGLNHQFQPPMVDWPLVGGQSQPVFSPVALETIHDWILPTTQTAK, translated from the coding sequence ATGAAATCCTTGTTTGCCTGCCTGTGCTGGGGCTGCCTGTTGAGCCTCCCGGCCCTGCAGTCGGCTTCGGCCCAAACTACACCTGCTGCCGTTTCTTCACCTGCCAAACGCCTGCCTCTGGAGGGCCAGTGGCAAGGCCCGCTGCCCGTGCCCGGCGGTAAGCTCGATGTGCGCATTGCCATTACGGAGCTGGCCAACAACGCCTACTTTGCCACGCTCGATGTGCCGCAGCAGCGCCTGAGCCGCGTGCCCATGGAAGTGCGGGTGCAGGGGGATACCGTTACGTTTTCCTCGGCGGAGGTGGGCTGCCGCTTTGTAAGCCGCCGCCAGCCCGAGGGCCCTAAGCTGGTAGGCCAGTGGGAGCAGCCGGGCTACAAAACGGCCCTCACGCTGCAGTACTCACCGCTACCGCCGCCTCCCAAAAACTTCAAGTTTCAGCCGCCCTACCGCATCGAGGAAGTTACCATCACGGTGCCGGCCGATGGAGTGCAGCTGAGCGGCACTCTTACTACACCCGCCGGGCAGGGACCTTTCCCGGCCGTGGTGCTGCTCTCGGACATGGGCCCGCAAAACCGCGACGCCGCTTTTGCCGACTACAATCTGTTCGGTAGCATTGCCGATTACTTGACACGCCACCGCGTGGCCGTGCTGCGCTTCGACGACCGGGGTGTGGGCCGCTCTACCGGCGACTCCCGCCTGATAACCACGCCGCTGCGGGTGCAGGATGCTCAGGCAGCCCTCAATTTCCTGCGGGCCCGCCCCCTGCTCGATGTAACCCGCCTGGGGCTGCTGGGCCATGGCGAAGGCGCCAACGTGGCCCTGCTGGCCGCTGCCCAGCCGCTGCCGCCGGCTTTTGTGGTGTCGTTGGCGGCAGCTGGTGTGCCGGGCCGCGAGCATCTGGCCTACCAGCAGGCTCTGGGTCGCGCCGATGGACAGCCCGATACCACGCAGGCCAATGAAATCCGCCGGCAGGAGCTGCAACTGCAGGATGTCCGGCGGCAGGCCGAAAAAATGCGCGCCTCCGGGGCCAACTCTGCCCAGGTGGAAACCTTTCTGGCCCAACAGCAGATGCGCCAGCGCAGCGCCCAGAAAAAGCTGATTGAAGCCAACCTGAAAAAGCAGCAGACCCTGATTGACGTGGTGCGCCAGACGCCCGACAACACCCAGGCCCGCGCTATTCTGGAAAATATGCTTCGGCAGTTCTACCCCACTATGGCAGCGGCCCAGGTACTGTCTACCGCTGAGTGGATGACCACTCCCTGGTACCGCTACTACCTCGATTTCAACCCGCTCCAGGGCTTGGCGGGCGTCCGTTGCCCGGTCCTGCTGCTCTACGGCAACGAGGATGTGCAAGTAAATCCCGTGGTTAACTTAGCACCGCTGGAAAAGAACCTGAAAGGCTCCATTAGCCTCACCGTAAAGCGCCTGGAAGGGCTCAACCACCAGTTTCAGCCGCCCATGGTCGATTGGCCCCTGGTGGGCGGTCAGTCGCAGCCCGTGTTTTCGCCGGTAGCCCTCGAAACCATTCACGACTGGATTCTGCCCACAACGCAGACAGCCAAGTGA
- a CDS encoding fasciclin domain-containing protein, producing MAHFLLRRLGGLLCGGLLLLSCSSPDTDPSIAALAVANPDFQVLEDAAVRGGVVELLSNKNPAPQSNGYFTVFAPTNAAFARLGLRQASDLLALQLPFLQSTLYYHVANGNLNSSTLQAGASSNSALGVTRRYIQRGNDLYVNGSRIVATDIFTANGTVHAVDKVLLATGADIVQSAIALSQSKVFVQPELTYLVEAVLYCDLASALSEGSPEYTVFAPTDAAFRELGALLNVPLNKPADIRNLPKDVVTKVLLNHVVPTAQFTPELPATATALSGSQLTFGPFTDGVLTVRGPGNQTAANMAIPDVQCTNGVVHVIDRVLLP from the coding sequence ATGGCTCACTTTTTACTCCGCCGGTTGGGCGGTCTGCTCTGTGGCGGTCTGCTGTTGCTGAGCTGCTCGTCGCCCGACACTGACCCCTCCATTGCCGCCCTGGCCGTAGCCAACCCCGACTTTCAGGTGCTGGAGGATGCTGCCGTGCGCGGGGGCGTGGTCGAGCTGCTGTCCAACAAAAACCCGGCCCCGCAGAGCAACGGGTATTTCACGGTATTCGCGCCTACCAATGCCGCCTTTGCCCGGCTGGGCCTGCGGCAGGCTTCCGATCTGCTGGCCCTGCAGCTGCCTTTCCTGCAAAGCACCCTCTACTACCACGTAGCCAACGGTAACCTGAACAGCAGCACCCTGCAGGCCGGAGCCTCGTCGAACTCGGCGCTGGGCGTGACGCGGCGCTACATCCAGCGTGGCAATGATTTGTACGTGAACGGCTCCCGAATCGTAGCCACGGATATTTTCACCGCCAACGGCACCGTGCACGCCGTAGACAAAGTGCTGCTGGCCACCGGGGCCGATATTGTGCAGTCAGCCATAGCCCTGAGCCAGAGCAAGGTGTTTGTGCAGCCCGAGCTGACGTACCTGGTAGAGGCCGTGCTGTACTGCGACCTGGCCAGCGCGCTTTCCGAAGGCAGCCCGGAGTACACCGTGTTTGCGCCCACTGATGCCGCCTTCCGGGAGCTGGGCGCCCTGCTGAACGTGCCGCTCAACAAGCCCGCCGACATCCGTAATCTGCCCAAAGATGTGGTAACGAAAGTACTGCTGAACCACGTGGTGCCCACAGCGCAGTTTACGCCGGAGCTGCCGGCCACGGCCACGGCCCTGAGCGGCAGCCAGCTCACGTTCGGCCCCTTCACGGACGGAGTGCTGACGGTCAGGGGCCCCGGCAACCAAACTGCCGCCAACATGGCTATTCCTGATGTGCAGTGCACCAACGGCGTGGTACACGTTATCGACCGGGTGCTGCTGCCGTAA
- a CDS encoding DUF4269 domain-containing protein: MRNWHDLDYLRAGTVRQQQAYTALHSSGIWRLLAGFTPVLAGTVPLDVDTPASDLDVLCEVPATATEAFQALLLQHFGVQPSFTLTQRVINGLATTLCRFQQDGFAMEIFGQARPVAAQQGFRHLVIEDQILRLGGPAWRAAVRQLKQQGLKTEPAFAQLLNLTGNPYDALLELETLPEPELQALITARTPHTH; encoded by the coding sequence ATGCGCAACTGGCACGACCTGGACTACCTGCGCGCCGGCACCGTGCGGCAGCAGCAAGCTTACACTGCCCTCCACAGCTCGGGCATCTGGCGCCTGCTCGCCGGCTTTACGCCGGTGCTGGCCGGCACCGTGCCGCTGGATGTGGACACGCCCGCCAGCGACCTGGACGTGCTGTGCGAAGTGCCGGCTACGGCTACGGAAGCGTTTCAGGCGCTGCTGCTGCAGCACTTCGGCGTCCAGCCAAGCTTTACACTCACGCAGCGGGTTATCAACGGGCTTGCTACCACTCTTTGCCGGTTTCAGCAGGATGGCTTTGCGATGGAAATCTTTGGGCAGGCCCGGCCGGTAGCAGCGCAGCAGGGCTTCCGGCACCTAGTAATAGAAGACCAGATACTGCGCCTGGGCGGCCCCGCGTGGCGGGCCGCGGTGCGCCAGCTCAAGCAGCAGGGACTGAAAACGGAACCCGCCTTTGCCCAGCTACTGAACCTGACCGGCAACCCCTACGACGCCTTACTGGAGTTGGAAACCTTGCCGGAACCGGAGCTCCAGGCCCTGATCACAGCCCGAACCCCGCACACCCATTAG
- a CDS encoding VOC family protein: MFQGLRTVVYTAENLSEAVAWYRSVLGEEPYFNEPYYAGFNVGGYELGLVPEGATGPGGQVAYWGVPDAEAAFARLLALGATSHEAVHDVGGGIRLGTVLDPFANVLGIIQNPHFQLPA; encoded by the coding sequence ATGTTCCAAGGGCTGCGCACCGTGGTATACACCGCCGAAAACCTATCCGAAGCCGTGGCCTGGTACCGCTCCGTGCTGGGTGAGGAGCCCTACTTCAATGAGCCTTACTACGCCGGCTTCAACGTGGGCGGCTACGAGTTGGGGTTAGTGCCCGAGGGCGCTACCGGGCCCGGTGGGCAGGTGGCCTACTGGGGCGTGCCCGATGCCGAAGCCGCGTTTGCCCGCCTGCTGGCCCTGGGCGCTACCTCACACGAAGCGGTGCATGATGTGGGCGGCGGCATTCGGCTGGGCACGGTGCTCGACCCATTTGCCAATGTGCTGGGCATCATCCAGAACCCCCACTTCCAGTTACCCGCCTGA